ATATATGCTATCTTTTATTGTTTCTCTAGCTTTTTCAGGTGTCATGCCTTTATCTTTACGTAATTCATAAAAGTCATTTGAATATGTATCAAATTTTTCCGATTTAATAGGATCAACAATTTCCGCTTTTGAAATGTCTAACCCTTTTGCTGCTTCTTTTATTTCGTCAACATTTCCTAGCAATACTAAATCCGCAATACCTTCTTTTAATACAATTTCAGCAGCCTTTAATGTTCTTGGCTCAGCTCCTTCAGGTAAAGCAATTTTCTTCTTATTTTTTTTCGCTTTTTCAATAATATCTTGTACGACGCTCATAAAATATCTCCCCTTCATAAAATATTTATATCAATAATTTCTCCATAAAATTTTAATACTATATTGGAGAAAATTATTTGTATACACATTTTACATTTTAACATATTTTTATTAAAATAATAAGTAAATTAAAGATTTTTTTAGAAAGGTTTTTAAAATGAATATTTTAAGTTTAATTGTTGAATATAATCCACTTCACAATGGCCATGTATATCATATTAAAAAGTCAAAAGAAGTAACTAAGGCTAATTACGTTATAGCCATAATGAGCGGTAATTTTGTGCAAAGGGGAATACCCTCAATAATTGATAAATGGTCAAGAACAAAAATGGCGATTTTATCAGGTATCGACCTAGTAATAGAATTACCGGTTATATATGCAGTATCAACTGCTGAAAAATTTGCATATGGTGCAATTAAATTGCTTGATTCATTGAATATAGTTGATTATGTTTCATTTGGAAGTGAAAATGGTTCAATTGAAGATTTATATAATATAGCTAAATTTTTGGTTGAAGAACCGGAACAATATAAATTATTTTTAAAAGAGCAGCTAAGACTTGGAATTACATTTGCTAAAGCCAGAGAAATAGCATTAAATAGGTTTTTAGGACCAAAAATTAGTAAAATTATAAAAGACCCAAATAATATACTTGGGGTTGAATATTTGAAAAGCCTCATAAGATTAAAGAGCAATATAAAACCTATAACTATAAAGAGATATGGGCCAGGTTATAATTCTACGGAAACCGTTAATTCTTTTGCAAGTGCAAATTATTTGAGAAAAAACATTATAAATAAAAGTTTTTCAGTACTTAATAATTTTATGCCTAAATATTCTACTGATATTTTAGAATATTGTATTAGTAATGGTTTTGGGCCTGTTACACTAGATAATTTTAGCAGTATAATCATATACTTATTAAGAAACAATTATAATTTAAATAGTGTTTTTGACATAACGGAGGGCCTTCAAAATCGCATATATATGGCCTCACGTAATTGTGGCAATATCTCAGAACTAATCAAAAATATAAAATCAAAAAGATACACTGAAAGCAGGATAAGAAGAATATTATTACATGTTCTACTTGGTATAAATTCTAAACTATATACTTCTTATGATGGCCCTAATTATATAAGAGTTTTAGGTTTTAATAAAAAAGGATTAGAATTAATGAAAATGATAAAAGCTAAGTCAACTTTGCCTTTAATAACAAAAGTTTCAAATTATAAAAAAATATTAAATGATTCTTTAATGTTTGAAAGAGACCTATTTGCAACAGATATCTATTCCCTTTCATTTAAAAAAAGCTCCAATGCTGGTCTTGATTTTACACGTGAAATAATTATGCTAAAATAATCATTTTATTATCCTCCATAAAATAAATATATAATATGGAATCATTAAAGGGGGATAAATCTTGAATATCAAAAAATTAAATCATGGGATGTTGATTATTTTAATTTTATTCGCGGTTCTGTCAATTATAATCTTCCCAGGTAACTCCCTCAAAGCTGCAAAAAGTGGAATTAACTTATGGCTATTTACCGTGTTTCCGGCATTATTGCCCTTCTTTATAGGTTCAGAATTATTATTACAATTGGGATTTGTTTTTACTTTTGGAAAATTGTTAGAACCAGTAATGAGACCTATTTTCAAGGTTCCGGGAAGTGGCTCATTTGCAATGGCAGTAGGATATACTTCCGGTTATCCAATTGGTGCTCAGATTATAGCAAGACTGTGGGAAGAAAAGATGATAAATACTATTGAAGCAGAGAGATTGATGACATTTTGTAACAATTCTGGTCCCTTATTCATGTTAGGTGCAGTAGCAATGGGAATGTTTAATAGCCCTAAAGTTGGTTACATATTAATGATATCAAATTATATGGGTGCAATGACAACAGGTCTTATTTTTAGAAACTACAAACAAAAAGTTCAAGGCAAAATAAATATAAATTCTGTTAATAATTTTTATAAAAAAAATAAACAAGAAAATGCTAAAAATTTTGGAAATATACTTGGTGATGCTGTTAAATCCTCAATGAATACAATGCTACTAATAGGAGGATATATCATTATTTTTTCTGTTTTGATTGAATTTTTAAGAGTATACGGAATTATAAGTATACTTGGGAAATTGGTTTCTCCAATCTTTATATCATTGGGATTCGATAAAAATATAATATCCGGTTATATAAGTGGTCTTATGGAAATAACGATTGGTTCTAAACTTATAAGCCAATCAACAGCACCCTTATATCAAAAAGTAATATTGATAAGCTCAATATTGGCTTGGGGAGGTTTTTCAACACATGGGCAAGTACTTGGAGTTATTAGTAAAGCAAAAATAAGTTATGCACCATATTTTTTAGCAAAAATTATTCATAGTATTTTAGCAGCATTATATTCTTATTTCATTCTTAAATTCATCGATATTGGCGAATCCTCCATAGCACCAGTATTTTATCAATATAATTTGTCTTATATGTTTAATGTTTTTCAATTATCGTCATTTATTCTCATTATTTCAATTTTAATATTTATCTTAATATCATATATGTTTGCATTAATACATAAAGGGACATAATTATTTAATGCCCCTTAATTCATTTCTATTGTTTTTAATAGTATTAAGTAGATCGGTAATATTTTTTTCAAGATTACCCAATAGTTCATCTGCATAATCTTTGCTGCCTAATCTTATTTCTTTTGCATTTGATTGTGCTTGAGATATTATTTCAGATGCTTTTTTCTCGGCATTTTTAACAATTTCGCTTTCGTTAACCATTTGTTTTATTCTTTGTTCAGCTTCTTTTATAATTGTCTCGGCATCTTGCTGTGCTTCTATTAATATCTTTTGCTTTTCTTGTTTTATCCATTCTGCTCTTTTCAATTCGTCGGGTATTTTTATTCTAATCTGTTTTATAAGTTCAAGCAACTCTTCTTTATTTACAATTGCTTTTTGCGATAATGGAATTGTAGAACTCTTTTCAATATAATCTTCCAGTGTTTCTAACAAACTTAAAACTTCAAGATTTTCAGTTTCTTCCATGTGTTTTCCCCCTTATTTTTTTAATTTTTTAAAAATATGTCTAATTACAGTGTCTGGAACAAGATCAGATAAACACCCCCCAAAACTAGCAACTTCTTTTACAACACTTGAGCTCAAGTAGCCGTATTTATTACTTGTCATAAAAAAAATTGTTTCAATCTCTGGATTTAATTTCTTATTAATAAGTGCCATTTGAAATTCATATTCAAAATCCGAAATCATTCTTAATCCTTTTACTATAATCTTTGAATTAACTTTTTCAAGATAATCAATGAGGAGCCCCGAAAAACAATCTATTTCAACATTGCCAATATCATTGGTCACCTCTTTTAACAACTCCACCCGTTCTTCAACTGAAAACATTGGATTTTTTGATGGATTAACTAAAACTGCGACTATTAATTTATCAAATACCTTTGAAGCTCTTTTTATAATGTCAAGATGTCCGTTTGTAACCGGGTCAAAACTACCCGGATATACCGCAATCTTCATGTGTGACCTCCTTATAAAATGTAAGTCTTGTTTCACCATATTTTTGTTCTCTTAATTTTTTTAAATTACCATAAGTATCATCTAAAATATCCTTCTTATGATGCTCAACAATTATATATCCATTATCACTGAGTATTTTATAGTCACTAATTTTATTTAAAGGTTCTACATATAATTTTTGATAATATGGAGGATCTATGTATATAATATCGAAATTTATATCCATCTCTTTAAAATAATTTAGTGCATAATTCGCATCCATATGCAATATTTTAGCGTTTTCCGTTGATTCAAGTACTTTTATATTTTCTTTTATATATTTAATATTATTATATACTTTTTCTACAAAGTAGCAAATAGCTGCCCCCCTAC
This portion of the Thermoanaerobacterium sp. RBIITD genome encodes:
- the ylbJ gene encoding sporulation integral membrane protein YlbJ; the encoded protein is MLIILILFAVLSIIIFPGNSLKAAKSGINLWLFTVFPALLPFFIGSELLLQLGFVFTFGKLLEPVMRPIFKVPGSGSFAMAVGYTSGYPIGAQIIARLWEEKMINTIEAERLMTFCNNSGPLFMLGAVAMGMFNSPKVGYILMISNYMGAMTTGLIFRNYKQKVQGKININSVNNFYKKNKQENAKNFGNILGDAVKSSMNTMLLIGGYIIIFSVLIEFLRVYGIISILGKLVSPIFISLGFDKNIISGYISGLMEITIGSKLISQSTAPLYQKVILISSILAWGGFSTHGQVLGVISKAKISYAPYFLAKIIHSILAALYSYFILKFIDIGESSIAPVFYQYNLSYMFNVFQLSSFILIISILIFILISYMFALIHKGT
- the coaD gene encoding pantetheine-phosphate adenylyltransferase, which encodes MKIAVYPGSFDPVTNGHLDIIKRASKVFDKLIVAVLVNPSKNPMFSVEERVELLKEVTNDIGNVEIDCFSGLLIDYLEKVNSKIIVKGLRMISDFEYEFQMALINKKLNPEIETIFFMTSNKYGYLSSSVVKEVASFGGCLSDLVPDTVIRHIFKKLKK
- a CDS encoding nucleotidyltransferase; its protein translation is MNILSLIVEYNPLHNGHVYHIKKSKEVTKANYVIAIMSGNFVQRGIPSIIDKWSRTKMAILSGIDLVIELPVIYAVSTAEKFAYGAIKLLDSLNIVDYVSFGSENGSIEDLYNIAKFLVEEPEQYKLFLKEQLRLGITFAKAREIALNRFLGPKISKIIKDPNNILGVEYLKSLIRLKSNIKPITIKRYGPGYNSTETVNSFASANYLRKNIINKSFSVLNNFMPKYSTDILEYCISNGFGPVTLDNFSSIIIYLLRNNYNLNSVFDITEGLQNRIYMASRNCGNISELIKNIKSKRYTESRIRRILLHVLLGINSKLYTSYDGPNYIRVLGFNKKGLELMKMIKAKSTLPLITKVSNYKKILNDSLMFERDLFATDIYSLSFKKSSNAGLDFTREIIMLK
- a CDS encoding ATPase, which produces MEETENLEVLSLLETLEDYIEKSSTIPLSQKAIVNKEELLELIKQIRIKIPDELKRAEWIKQEKQKILIEAQQDAETIIKEAEQRIKQMVNESEIVKNAEKKASEIISQAQSNAKEIRLGSKDYADELLGNLEKNITDLLNTIKNNRNELRGIK
- the rsmD gene encoding 16S rRNA (guanine(966)-N(2))-methyltransferase RsmD is translated as MRIVSGIAKGRKLKCPSGKKIRPTSDMVKEALFNMIGSDIIESRFLDLFAGTGNIGIEALSRGAAICYFVEKVYNNIKYIKENIKVLESTENAKILHMDANYALNYFKEMDINFDIIYIDPPYYQKLYVEPLNKISDYKILSDNGYIIVEHHKKDILDDTYGNLKKLREQKYGETRLTFYKEVTHEDCGISG